The sequence below is a genomic window from Brevibacillus laterosporus.
ATGTTTTTTAGGAGTAGAGCTTGGATCGAACGGGTCAACCTCCACTACCCAGCCATAGTGTCGTTCATCGGCAAGTTTACAGTCAGTAACAACATCTTGAAAATTTTCTTCACAGGATAAAATCGAATTCCACAGGGTGACACCGCCAGAGCAGTTAGCAAACGTACCGACGACTTCCTTCGCGAGGCTAGCAGCAGGGCCTGTCATTACATGCTTGGTTAATCCACTGACACGACGGCCATATTTGGAGTTTTGGATCAATTTCCATTTGCCATGTTCGTTTTTTATTTCCGTGACAGAACCGCCGAGAGCGTACAGATACTTACTGATTTGTTCCTGTGTGCGTTTATTATTTTTAGGATCAGCGTGTAGGTTGTCATACCCGTTTACATAGTATTCTAGCTCTCCGCAATATTCATGGTTCGTCCACATCAAGCCATGATCGGCCTTTCCGCCAATTGGTAGAAAACAGTTAAAGTCGGCATTAAAGCCAAACGTATCACCGGAAGCGTTAATTTTATCACCATAGAGCGCAATTACATCATAGGAGAAGCCTTGAGGAAGAATGACATCATCCTTTGTGTTAGGTTTAATGGGAGTGAATTTAGGATGAAAGGCTGTAGGAGGAGATTGTAAGCCAAATAGATGATCCGCTGTTTTTCCAGAAATGGATTCTCCTTTGGCTAGGGCTGGAATTCCCGTTGCTAACGAAGCAAGAGCTGCGGTACCTGTTCCAATAAATGTTAGAAACTGACGACGATTTACTTCCATTGGATGAATCGCTCCTTTTCCTGTTAAAAGCTCGTTTTCGCTTTCATTGTAAAGAGCTTGTCAGGAGAAGAGGTTAAGCTGGGGTGAAGATTTTATGAATAAGCAGAAAGGTTTTTTACAAAGGAAAATGTATTTTTATAAGGGAGTAGAGAAGGAGAGAGCTTGGTACTAGGCGAGCTCATCTGAGGATAAATATTTGGGAATACATAGTAATATTAAAAAGATATAGAGCATGTAAAGAATAATTTGAAAATTTTTATATAATGAACATAATGGTTACTTATCTTATGTTTCGATTACTAAGATTTTATATGAATTTTTCTATGATGATCAATCAGGAGGAGCATCCATGAACATTTGGCACAAACAATTTATTGAGCTAGAAAAAGCCCAATATAATAGCTTAACGACTGGTTACGAGCGTGACTGGGGCATTCTGTATTGCGATGAACAGAATCCCACCTACTATGATGCTAATCATGCGCACATTGAATTGCCACTCGCACACCCTGAGACAGTTATTTCTGAGGTCATTTCGTTTTACGAACAACGAAATCTGATTCCAAGACTCTATGTAAAAAATGTGGAAGCCGACCCAATGTTCATTCCATTGGTACAAAAGCACGGCTTCTTGTATGAAGAATTTGAAGATATTTTGCAGGTATGGACGGGAGAAATCATTCCTATAGAAACAGACGAACACTTTCATATAGAAAAAGTGACGGAGAAAAATGAACAGGATGCATGCGAAGTAATGTGTGGAGCACCAGAAATGGGAGGGGCAGAGTTACGCAGACGTGCCTTTGAAAATGAACGAAAAAATTCTGCCTATCAGCACTATGTTCTGTATGTAGCTGGGGAACCTGCATCTACCGCCTGCACGATTTTGCATAAGGATACGGTTATGTTGGGAAATGTTGCCACCCTACCACATTTTAGAGGAAAAGGACTCATTCGTCACCTGATTGTATATATGCAAAGGGATCTGCTGGAATGTGGCGTTCATATCTTATTCGTCTCTCCTATTACGGAACAGGTAGAGCGAGTATATGAACGATGTGGCTTTCAAACCCTTGGTGCGAAAGTAAAAAGCGGGCATGCTTTTCGTGGTGGGAAGAGCATTACTGAGGTACGCGATCAACCATGATGAACGAGCGCTGAGTACGATAGTCCAGTATTGGACATACTAAGAATAATAGTTTTTGAAAGAGTCTGAATTTCATGTGATAAGATTCACAGATAGGATGATTCATGCTAAAGTAGATTACTAGAGATTGAGAAGAAATCGGCCTATGCAGATTTCTCATTAATCGAGAGAGACAACGAAAGACAAACAACAAGATAGGATAAAGGTGATCATATGGCAATCGTACTATCCGTAAACTGTGGTAGCTCCTCTTTGAAATATCAATTATTCGACATGCCTTCCGAGCGTGTGTTGGCAAAAGGTCTAATGGAACGTATTGGCATGGAGGATTCCATGTCTTCATTCCAAGTAGGCGATGGAGAGAAGCTAAAAGAAACGCTTAATCTGAAAGACCATGAAGTAGCTGTTAAAAAATTAATCGCTCTGTTAACTGATTCAGAAAAAGGGGCGATTAAAGATATTAATGAATTGGACGGCGTTGGTCATCGTGTGGTTCACGGTGGCGAAACCTTCAAAGATTCCGTACTTGTAACAACTGAAGTAATTACAAGACTAGAAGAGCTTTCTGAACTAGCTCCTTTGCACAACCCAGCAAACATCATGGGAATCACTGCATTCCAAAAGATTCTGCCAAATGTGCCAGCGATAGCAGTATTTGATACAGCTTTCCACCAAACAATGCCTGCTAAATCATACCTGTACAGTATCCCAACCGAATACTATGAAGAGTACGGTATCCGTAAATACGGTTTCCACGGTACTTCTCACAAGTATGTGATGCAGCGTGCGGCTGAATTATTGGATCGCCCAGCAGAAAAACTACGTTTGATTAGTTGCCATTTGGGTAATGGAGCTTCCTTGGCTGCTATCTACCGTGGTAAATCTATTGACACATCCATGGGCTTTACACCACTTGCTGGTTTGCCAATGGGTACTCGTTCTGGTGATATCGACGTAGCATTGCTTCCTTACCTGCAACAAAAAACGGGACTTACCGTTGAAGAATTGGTAGATGTACTAAACAAAAAGTCTGGTCTTTTGGCTGTATCTGGCTTGTCTAGCGACCTTCGCGACATCGAGTCTGCTGCAGAAAATAACGACGAGCGCTCTGAACTATCTCTACAAATCTTTGTAGAAAAAATCCGTAACTACATTGGTTCTTATGCAATGCAAATGAACGGTGTAGATGCAATCATCTTCACTGCTGGTATCGGTGAAAACAGTGATATCATTCGTGGTCGCGTATTGGATAAATTGGAGTGGATGGGTGTATACTTCGACCGTTCCAAAAACAACGTACGTGGTAAAGAGACAGATCTTACTTTCGATCATTCTCCAGTTAAAGCTTTCATTATCCCGACAAACGAAGAGGTAATGATTGCTCGCGATACAATGAAATTTGCTAAACTATAAGATGAACAATAAAACTCTCCTAGCGCTTTTTGAAGGCGCTGGAGAGTTTTTTCATTTTAGCGGAAGAGCCGGAACCTACGGCAACACCGACGAGCAAAAAGTATATTTCTCTAAAAATTATTCTGTTATGTTGAGGGCTTCAGGTTTACAATATAGGAAGAATAGCAATCATACTACCAGGTATGTAGCAGGAATAGTACAAGGGGGATATAAGTACATGACTATGCATAAAGCTCTGACTATCGCGGGTTCAGATTCAAGCGGTGGAGCAGGAATTCAAGCAGACCTAAAAACATTTCAGGAGCGCAACGTCTATGGAATGACTTCTATTACAGCGTTGGTAGCTATGGATGAGAACTGGGCACATCTAGTTTATCCGCAACCTCTTGAAGCGATTGAAGCACAATTGGAAACAACGATGCATTATGTGGGAGTAGACGCCTTGAAAACAGGGATGTTGGCTACGAAAGAAGTAATTGAACTCGCTGCCCGCAAAATTGCTGAATATAACGTAACAAAGGTTGTTGTTGACCCTGTTATGATTTGTAAAGGGGAAGACACGGTTCTATTAGATGAACAAGCTATTAAAGCGATGCGTGAAAAATTAATCCCAAGAGCAATGGTAGTGACGCCTAACTTGCCAGAGGCTGCATTTCTTAGTGGTCTAAAGATTGATACGGTTGAAGACATGAAGGCAGCTGCGAAGAAAATCCACGAAATGGGTGCAAAATATGTCCTAATCAAAGGCGGCGGTCGCCTTGAGGATAGTCAAGCAGTTGACCTACTATTTGATGGAGAGTCTTTCGAAATCTTAGAGACAGAAAAATTCGATACCACTTATACACATGGCGCAGGCTGTACGTATTCAGCTGCGATTACCGCTGAATTGGCAAAAGGAGCAGAAGTGAAAGAAGCTGTTAAAACAGCAAAGGCTTTCATTACCGAAGCCATTCGCCAAGCATTTCCGTTAAACCAACATGTAGGACCAACGTGCCATTCTGCTTATCGTGCAGTGGAAAGGAAATAATTTACATTTATGAAATAAGCTCTGTCTGGGGGAAACCGAGACAGGCTTATTTTTTAGCAAATTTCCTTTCCTTATCAGTAAATATTGTCCAAATTATAAAATGTTTACAAAAACAAGCACATTTGATATACCCTACTAGCCCTTTCGAGTCATGTTGTGTTATAGAGGCATATTTATCATAATAATGGCGTGATTGGATCATGACTGCGCTTACCATACCCCAAAAAGGAGGGGACTTATGCGGCGACATACAGCTTTCAGGATAGGTAGTGTTTGCTTGGTTCTGATGCTGGCCTGTTTGGTATCTAGTGGTTTCATCACACAACCAGCACAAGCCGAGAAGATGGGGAATGAATTACAACGACTAATTGATCAAGCCCAGCAGGATACGATCCTCAAAGTGCCAGCAGGGGAGTACAGTGGACCTATTCTGATTACTGAGCCGATTCATTTAGAGGCAGACGGTACCGTAACTGTACGTAGCCAAGGGGATGCTCCCGTTGTCACTTTGAAATCTAATAAAGCAAGTCTTATTGGTCTTACTTTGTTAGATGAGCGTCAAGGTGCAGAGACAGCTACGCTTGTAGTGGAAGGAAGCGAAAATGTACTAAAAGAGCTCACTATTGAAACAAAAGGAACAGGTCTGCAGCTACGTAAGGGTGAGCATAACCAGATCATCGGCAACAAGATCAAAGGACTTTTGGCAGGAAAGGCTATTCCTACTGGCTTAAATGAAACACGTAGCCCAGGGAAAAAAGGGAACGGAATTGACCTAGCAGAGTCCAACAACAATACCATTTTGGGGAATCTGGTAGAAAATATGTTTGATGGGATATATGTAGAGTCTAGTCACTACAACCGTGTGGAGAAAAACATGGTTTACGATTCCCGTTATGGCTACCATCTCATGTTTAGCGAAGGAGGTACCTTGACTCACAATCAAGGGGACCGAAATGTAACAGGCGCTATGGTCATGGGCTCAGACAATGCAATCGTTACAGATAATCGATTTACCAAGCAAAATGAAAGCGTCAACTCGCAGGGCATTTTATTGTTCGATGTACAAAAGGCAAAAGTGGAACGTAATTATGTAGAGGGAAACCGTGTTGGGCTTTATGTAGAATCAGCGGAAAAGAATGAGATTTCACATAATCAAATATTGCAAAATTTTATCGGTTTGCAATTGAAAGAATCAAAAGATAATTCATTTACAGGCAATCATTTTATTGGAAACGTAACTCAGGCAGAGGCTCAAGGTAGTACAGATAATCTTTTGCAGACCAATTATTGGGACAGTGCTCAAAGTGTAGATTTGCAAGGAGATGGCAAAAGTGATCTATCCTACCGCATTAATCCATTTTTCTTTGCTTTAACAGATCAAGTAGAGGCATTCCAAATTTTCTTTCAATCACCGGGACTATTGTTTTTAGAAAGTATGTTTGATGACCACTCAGGTACATTTCTGCAAGATTCACAGCCATTGATGGCGCCAATTAATCAACAAAACCAAGCACCTGCAACTAATTCGCTGGTAATCATTGTGACCAGCCTAATTATGTTGGTAGGTAGCATCAATTTTATCTATCTAATGGGGGTTCGTACAAAATGAAAAAAACACATATGATTTGGGCAAGCATTGCATTGGTTTCAGCTTTAATGACAGGTTGTGGCGGACAATCGGTACAACCAGTTGCTATTAATGAAAGCGTTGATAAATGTGATATCTGTAACATGCAAATTGCTGATGATCATAATGCAACAGAGATTATTTTAAAAGATGGAAAAGCACTTAAATTTGATGATATCGGCGACTTGTTTGCTTGGATTAAAAAGAACGGAACAGAAAAAATTGACGTTAAATTTGTGCGTGATTTCCACACCAAAGAGTGGATGAATCTAAACGATACTACTTTTGCTTTTGACAAAGAATTTAAAACACCAATGGCGTATGGAGTTTATTCATTTAAAGATAAACAATCTGCGGAAGCTTATGTAAAAGAACAGGGGAAAGGTCAAATTCTGACAGCTGAACAGCTCAATAGCCATAATTGGGAAATGAATATGGAACAAATGAAGAATATGAAAGAGATGCATCATGGCGATAAGGAGCATAAAGAGGGAGAAAAGGCTGGCGATCATTCAACACAGCAGCATGATGCAAGCAAAGGTGATCATTCAACACAGGAACACGATGCAAGTAAAGACGCAGGGGATCATGGTGGTTCTGCTCCATCTACTGAAACACCAGCAAGTGGAACAGGGCACTAAAGCGCTCGTATTAACGCACACTTGCACGATGGACTACAGATAGAGGAAGTGTTGATATGCAAGCTATCCATATCGCCAAGCGGGAGATACAGATTGGATTTCGCAATCCGTGGGCTTATTCATTCTTGGGCCTGTTCTCTCTATTTAGTCTAGCTCTCCTGTTGATCCAAGCCCAAGCTTATATGGAGGGCTATACGCATACGACAGGAGCTATGCTAAATTTAATCTTATATTTATTACCGCTGATGACGTTATTACTCGGCTCCTTTTCTATTACGTCTGAAAAAGAAGAAGGCAGTTGGCAGTTGCTTTCCACGTATCCGCTCTCTACGTCCGCCTTTTTGGGTGGAAAATATCTGGGGCTTGCCGCCGTTTTAATAGCGATTATCAGCTTTGGTTACGGCTTATCTGGATTGGTGGGAGCCTTATTTGGCAAGGGATTTACGCTGTCGATATTACTCTTTTTCTTCCTTTTTTCGATCTTATTGATCTTGTTGTTTTTAGGTATCGCGGTTTGGATCGGTACCTTTTGTCAAAATCGCTGGCAGGCTTTGACCGTGGGTGTCAGCATCTGGTTTTTATTTATTTTAGCATGGCCTACGTTGTTGATTTCTGTACTAGGCTGGTTGCCATATCAAGCGATTAAGCCTGCGGTACAGATTTTAACCATATTGAATCCAGCTGAATTGGTTCGTATTTTTATGGTCATCAAAATGGGTGGAGGTTCTATTTTCGGGCCTGAGTACTACCAATGGGTAGATTGGTTAAAGACCAGTATGGGTACAATTTTGTTCGCTGTTTTTTGTCTTCTGTGGGTGGTATTGATGATGGCTGGAGCTATTTTGGCCTGGGAAAGAAGGCGATACCGTGGGTAAAGGACTCGAAGCAGTAGATAACCTAGTTGATAGGGTAAATCAAAAGGCTGTTACCTTGAACAAGGAGCGTTTGATCATCAAGGGTGTTAGTAAACGGATCAAACAGCAAACGTTAGTAGAGCCAGTTGAACTGGCGATGGGCGCAGGCGAGATCATGGCACTTTGTGGCGGAAATGGAGCAGGCAAAAGTACTATTTTACGCATGATCGTAGGTATTACGCAACCTTCCGAAGGTCACATTACAGTAGATGGTATGAGCTGGAAGGAAAACCGCACCGAGTATTCTAATCAAATCGGCTATATGCCCGATCAATTTAATTTTGGCAATGGATTGACGGCGCGGGAGACTTTACAATTCTATGCTTCCTTGCGTAAAATTAATGTGACACGTACCGAAGAAGTACTTGAATTGGTAGGCCTTGCGGATGTACAAGAGAAACGCGTCAGTACGTTTTCTAAAGGGATGCAACAACGCTTGCTGTTTGCTCAGGCCATTTTAGCGAAACCAGCCTTGGTAGTACTAGACGAACCTACCAACGGGCTCGATCCTTATTGGATGGAAGAGTTTGTGCAACTGGTCCAACAAATTAAGCGCGAGGGAAGTAGCGTTATTTTTTCTACGCATCAGCTTAATATTGCGGAACTGGCTTGTGATCGTGCTATCTTTTTACAAAAAGGACGCATTGTTCAGCAAGGAAGTGTAGAGCACTTTCAACAAAAATATGGAACTCTCGGTTTACAGGGAGCGTTCGCAGAAATCTTTCCATTTGGACAACGTGTAGGGCAGGATAAAAAACCAAGATAGTCACACTTTGCCGGCGAAAGAGTACTGAAGGGATGAAAGGGTTGAAAGTGATGGGACATCCTGAAAAGAGGAAAAGAAGCCTACTTTCCCTCTTCATTCTCAGCCTATGCGTATTAACGCTAGTTGGGTGTGGAGCAAGAGGGCCTAAACCAGATATAACAGCAGAATTTAGTAGTGAGCCAGCACCACCTAAGGTAGGAGAGCAAACGATTTTAACTGCTAAATTGGGTGGGCTAGAGAATTATGATGAAGTGTACGTGGATATTGAATTAAAATTGGAGGGGCAACGTACTCGTGAGCTAGTTAAAGCCAAGCAGGGTGAGAGGGCTGTATATGCGGCAAAGCAAAAATTCTCTAAACCTGGCACGTACGATGTTACTGTCCATGTGTATACACCACAACTGCACGAAACGGTAATGAAGAAGATTACAGTGGAATAAGAAGGCAGTGTAGGAAGGAAATCAAGAATAAATATATAGGGAGAGGGGAAGGCGATTGAGCCCTCCCTTTTTTATTTGATTCGATACTAAAGGTTCGAAACTAATAGGTTTTAACAGTTGGAGCCTGATAAGATTCAAACTGATCAAGTAAAGCTTTCGCATCTGAATCTACGATGCTCATAGAACGGTATTTTGCATGTAAGAATTGCTCTGTTACCATGTGATCAAATAGAGCAAGTAGAGGATCATAGTAGTGATTAATATTGAGAAGACCTATGGGTTTTTGATGGATCCCGATTTGGGCCCATGTAAATATCTCGAAAAATTCCTCTAACGTACCAGGACCTCCGGGTAACGCAATAAATCCATCTGCTAAATCTGCCATTTTGGCTTTTCTTTCATGCATGGAATCTACGATTAAAAGCTCCGTTACATGCTGATGAGAGATTTCCCGATCTATCAGCAATTGGGGCATGACACCGATTACCTTACCGCCCTCTTCTAAAACTGTGTCAGCTACTGTGCCCATAATCCCAACGCTTGCCCCACCGTAAACTAACGTAATGTCTCGTCTGGCTAATTCTTTTCCTAATTGGACAGCCCCTTCTTTATAAGCTGATGACGCTCCATTACTTGAACCACAATAAACAGCTAAACGTTTCAATGCAAGTACCTCCATTTTCGTTCGTACCAATTACGTAGGGTTGTATTGTCATGTAACATTATATAGAATTTTTTTGAGAAACGTAAGCAATAGTTTAGGTAAGGAGGGTACTAGATTGAACAACGTAGAATTTCAGAAATGGGTCAAGGAGTATTATGAAGAAAGAGGATGGTCAGAACTAGATATCTTTATTCGCATAGGTTTTCTTGCAGAAGAAATGGGTGAGGTAGCAAGAGCAATCAGAGCTTTAGAAATTGGTAGAGATCGACCTGATGAAAAGGTAGGAACATTGATAGAAAGAAAACAAGAGTTAAAAGAAGAGCTAGGCGATGTGCTAGGTAACATCATCGTCATTGCGAATAAGTATGATATTTCCTTAGAGGATATTTTTCAGTCTCATCGAGAAAAATTGCAAAAACGCTATGCGCAGGATGAGAAATCATAAGCTTGTTTCCCTCTACATATAACTAGGTTTGCTAGCTCCTACGTGCTGGTAAAGCCTAGTTTTTTTAAATCCACCTTCAAGATATCTATTCTGCCTTTTATCTTTTATCTGAAGAGTAGTCTTTCTTGTTAGGAAAGTAAATTCTGTTACATGTAGTGATTTAATTCACATTAAATCTACTAGATGTCTACTATAATACAACTAGATTGATAATGATTATCGTTTTGGATCGTAATTCAGCTTCATAGGAAACACAGCTTTAAGGACGAGGTGATAGGTAATGGTACTAGCAGATATTAAAGCGGGGACTTCTGCACAAATCGTAGATATTACTCAAGTGAGTGCTCTAGTGAGGCGTCGCTTAGTCGATTTGGACATTATGGAAGGAACGATTGTACGTATAAAAAAAATCCTGCCGTTTGGCGGACCATATACATTGGAAGCAGGAGGTCAAATTATCGGGATTAGACGAAATGAAGCCAAACAGATAAAGGTCGTGTGTGAATGATTACGATTGCTCTTGCAGGTAACCCGAATACTGGGAAAACCACATTATTTAACATCTTGACTGGTTCATATGAATACGTGGGAAACTGGCCAGGTGTAACTGTTGAGAAAAAGGTAGGATTGCTCCGTAATAAAGAAGGTCGCCTGATCGATTTACCGGGAATCTATTCATTAAATCCTCTGTCCAAGGACGAGGGTGTGGCGACTCAATACTTATTGGATCAGCACCCAGACATGCTCTTAAATATCGTAGATGCCTCACAATTAGAGCGCAATCTATACTTAACCTTGCAACTATTGGAATATGGGACACCAATGGTTATCGGGCTAAATATGATGGATGTAGCCAAAGCAAGAGGCTTTGTCATTGATGAGAAAAAGCTAGCTGAGAAGCTACAGTGTTCCGTCTTGCCAATCGTTGCCCGTACAGGAATTGGGTGTCAACAACTAGCTGATAGTTTTAAGCAAGTGGCACAACAGCCAAGTAGCCCATTCTATGTGAATTATGGAGTGATACTGGAGGAGAGTATCTCCTTGCTTGAAGAATTATTGCCAGCAGGCATGGAGCAACTACCTCCTAAACGCTGGCTGGCCCTTCAGTTCTTAGAAGGCAATCAATTGGTGCATGAATTGCTATCAAAATATGTGCCTACCGCACAGCTAGAGAAGCTTTACAAGCAAACAGAAGCAAGCATAAAAACAAGTGATGGCTACCAAAACCGGACGCTCCAGCAATATATACGCAAGGTTCGGAGTACCATCATCAATGAAATAATCTCTACATGTAAAGCACAAGTCAGACTGGTTGAGAAGACCTGGACTGATCGAATTGACGACTTCCTGACACACAAATTCTTAGGACTACCTATCTTTTTATTGTTTATGTATCTCACATTTAAATTAACATTTGAATGGATTGGGGCACCGATTTCGGATGCCTTTAATGACTTCCTGGGTGGGCCATTTACTGATTGGCTACGTGTTACTATGGAAGGAGCAGGAGTCTCTGGATTCTTACAAGCGGCTTTGCTAGACGGTGTGATTGCCGGGGTAGGAGGCGTGCTCGTCTTTGTCCCGCAGATTTTTGTACTGTTCTTCCTTATCTCGCTAATCGAGGATTCTGGTTATATGGCGCGGGTAGCAATGGTTATGGATAAAATTATGGAGATGATCGGGTTAAATGGGAAAGCTTTTATCCCGATGATTATAGGCTTTGGTTGTAACGTACCGGGAGTCATGGCGGCACGTTCGATTGAACAACCAAAGGAACGGCTCTTAACCATTTTGTTAACTCCACTTATGTCATGTTCAGCTCGTTTACCAATCTATAGTTTGTTTGTTGGAACGTTCTTCGCGAATAACCAAGCGATTATTGTGTTGTCCATTTATATATTAGGTATTGTTTTATCGCTCTTATTAGCCAAACTATTTTCTTCTACTGTACTTAAGCATGAAGGTTCTATGTTTATCATTGAGCTACCTCCATATCGGATACCACAAGGTCGCACGCTTTTTAGAAGCACGTGGGAAAAAGGAAAGGGCTTCATCCGTAAAGCAGGGACCTTTATTTTCGGAGGATCGGTTGTAATTTGGTTCTTGAGCTACGCCGGTCCAGCTGGGCTTGATGTAGAGCTGAATGATAGTTTTCTTGCAATAGTTGGTGGCGTCTTGGCGCCGCTGATGATACCGCTGGGCTTTGGTACCTGGCAGGCTGGAGCCGCACTCATTACAGGCTTCTTGGCAAAAGAAGTAGTGGTTTCTACGATGAATATTATTTATGCAGCACCAGATGACGATACTCTACAAGCCGTTATTCAAACGCAATTCTCTGCTTTGAGCGCATACAGCTTTATGGTTTTTGTCCTCTTGTATGTGCCATGCTTAGCGACAGTAGCTGTCATTAAAAAAGAAACTGGTTCTAATAAATGGACATGGTTCTCGGTGTTATATGGTTTGTGTATTGCCTACTTAGTATCATTTATCGTCTATGAGGGTGGTAAATGGCTAGGGTTTACCTAATACGGAATAGAAACCACAGAAGGGATTGAAAATGATGCTTAACATGGTAATTAATTTTGTTATTGGTACGCTAATTTTTGGTTATGCAGCATGGACTCTGTGGCGTTATGTTCAAAAGAGTAAAAAGGGAAAATGCTCTGGATGCAGTGAAGAGAAAAAATGCTTATCGGCGTGCTGTTTGCCTGATTCTAGTGAGCAGGAGCATACTTCGTCGATAAGAAAAAGAGACAATTCCACAAGCTAGATAGAGGAAAGCTGGAAGCTCGATTAGAGTCTCCAGCTTTTTGTTTTTGTTTGACCTACTTCTTAGAAAAATATTTCACTTATTACTATATTTTACCGATATTTGTAAAGAGGATACAAAAAAGGGGGAAAGGGCGTTGGTTCAGGTACATATGGATTTAAGTCTGGAAGGGAGAGTGCTGGCGGAGGATATTTATAACACATATGGAGTGCTTCTTCTCTCAAAAGGCACAGTGCTAACCTCCAAAGAAATCGCCAAATTAAAAGGAAACGGCTTTCAATCGGTTAACGTAAGAGAGATTCCCCACAATCAAGAAGATGATCGGTATCTACGTAAGCAATTACAGCAGGTTTCCGCTAATAAGCAATTGGTTGAAACCTATATGGACGCCACGCAAACCTTAAAGAACTTATACACCTCTGTTACACACCAGTACATGCCTCCCATCAATGAATTTGAACAATTATATGAAACACTGCGTGCTCAAGTGATGAGCCAAGGAGACTTGTTTCGCTCTCTCTATTTGTTGGAAGGATCAGAAAATTACACCTATCGACATTCAATCAATGTGGGTATTTTATCAGCAACTATTTCTAATCTGATGGGCATGTCTCAAGAAGAAGTACACATGATGGGGGTTGCTGGATTACTGCATGATATTGGGAAAATGATGGTCCCCTCAGAAATCTTAATGAAGCCAGATCGATTAACAGATGAAGAGTTTGATACCATGAAGCTACACACGGTGTACGGATACGAGCTTTTCAGGAAGTCAGCAGATTTTCCTGAAATATTTGCTCAAATTGCTTTGCTTCATCATGAGCGAATGGATGGTAGCGGCTATCCTGAGAAACGTCAGGGAGATGAAATCCCCTTATCCTGTCAGATCGTGGCAGTCGCTGATATGTTTGATGCTATTTGTTCTGATCGGATTTATAAAGAACGTACATCACCGTTTGAAGCAGCCCAATTCATATGGAACGATGCATGCAAAGGCAAATTAAACCCAAAAATTGTTTCAAAATTCATGCAGTCGATTATCTCGATGTATATCGGAAGTCGCGCTTTGCTTAGTAATGGCGATGAAGTAGAGATCGTCCTCATTTATGCAGACGAGCCCATGCGACCATTTGTGCGAAAGGGAACAGAATA
It includes:
- a CDS encoding ABC transporter ATP-binding protein gives rise to the protein MNKERLIIKGVSKRIKQQTLVEPVELAMGAGEIMALCGGNGAGKSTILRMIVGITQPSEGHITVDGMSWKENRTEYSNQIGYMPDQFNFGNGLTARETLQFYASLRKINVTRTEEVLELVGLADVQEKRVSTFSKGMQQRLLFAQAILAKPALVVLDEPTNGLDPYWMEEFVQLVQQIKREGSSVIFSTHQLNIAELACDRAIFLQKGRIVQQGSVEHFQQKYGTLGLQGAFAEIFPFGQRVGQDKKPR
- a CDS encoding TIGR00730 family Rossman fold protein, translating into MKRLAVYCGSSNGASSAYKEGAVQLGKELARRDITLVYGGASVGIMGTVADTVLEEGGKVIGVMPQLLIDREISHQHVTELLIVDSMHERKAKMADLADGFIALPGGPGTLEEFFEIFTWAQIGIHQKPIGLLNINHYYDPLLALFDHMVTEQFLHAKYRSMSIVDSDAKALLDQFESYQAPTVKTY
- a CDS encoding ferrous iron transport protein A, giving the protein MVLADIKAGTSAQIVDITQVSALVRRRLVDLDIMEGTIVRIKKILPFGGPYTLEAGGQIIGIRRNEAKQIKVVCE
- the feoB gene encoding ferrous iron transport protein B; protein product: MITIALAGNPNTGKTTLFNILTGSYEYVGNWPGVTVEKKVGLLRNKEGRLIDLPGIYSLNPLSKDEGVATQYLLDQHPDMLLNIVDASQLERNLYLTLQLLEYGTPMVIGLNMMDVAKARGFVIDEKKLAEKLQCSVLPIVARTGIGCQQLADSFKQVAQQPSSPFYVNYGVILEESISLLEELLPAGMEQLPPKRWLALQFLEGNQLVHELLSKYVPTAQLEKLYKQTEASIKTSDGYQNRTLQQYIRKVRSTIINEIISTCKAQVRLVEKTWTDRIDDFLTHKFLGLPIFLLFMYLTFKLTFEWIGAPISDAFNDFLGGPFTDWLRVTMEGAGVSGFLQAALLDGVIAGVGGVLVFVPQIFVLFFLISLIEDSGYMARVAMVMDKIMEMIGLNGKAFIPMIIGFGCNVPGVMAARSIEQPKERLLTILLTPLMSCSARLPIYSLFVGTFFANNQAIIVLSIYILGIVLSLLLAKLFSSTVLKHEGSMFIIELPPYRIPQGRTLFRSTWEKGKGFIRKAGTFIFGGSVVIWFLSYAGPAGLDVELNDSFLAIVGGVLAPLMIPLGFGTWQAGAALITGFLAKEVVVSTMNIIYAAPDDDTLQAVIQTQFSALSAYSFMVFVLLYVPCLATVAVIKKETGSNKWTWFSVLYGLCIAYLVSFIVYEGGKWLGFT
- a CDS encoding FeoB-associated Cys-rich membrane protein, translating into MVINFVIGTLIFGYAAWTLWRYVQKSKKGKCSGCSEEKKCLSACCLPDSSEQEHTSSIRKRDNSTS
- a CDS encoding HD-GYP domain-containing protein — its product is MVQVHMDLSLEGRVLAEDIYNTYGVLLLSKGTVLTSKEIAKLKGNGFQSVNVREIPHNQEDDRYLRKQLQQVSANKQLVETYMDATQTLKNLYTSVTHQYMPPINEFEQLYETLRAQVMSQGDLFRSLYLLEGSENYTYRHSINVGILSATISNLMGMSQEEVHMMGVAGLLHDIGKMMVPSEILMKPDRLTDEEFDTMKLHTVYGYELFRKSADFPEIFAQIALLHHERMDGSGYPEKRQGDEIPLSCQIVAVADMFDAICSDRIYKERTSPFEAAQFIWNDACKGKLNPKIVSKFMQSIISMYIGSRALLSNGDEVEIVLIYADEPMRPFVRKGTEYFDLRNRRDLHLQKMIL